A genomic window from Micromonospora violae includes:
- a CDS encoding DUF4142 domain-containing protein — protein MLGIKRLGLLAALVLVGVAPAAAAQAAAQPSTQDTQYLQAVHQVNLFEITAGDLAQQKGKDQGVKDLGAMLKTDHTQLDQTVQQTASQLGVELPNEPSADQQAVIDKLNNASGAEFDRLWVTSELAGHVQAIQATQTEISQGSEPSVVQLAQTALPTLQTHYDELVALANKLGIPVPQTSASGTPSPGGTGTESPAPGGTGTESPAPGGTTESPEPGGGTTTTEVPAPSES, from the coding sequence ATGTTGGGTATCAAACGCCTCGGCCTGTTGGCCGCGCTGGTACTGGTCGGCGTCGCGCCGGCTGCGGCCGCGCAGGCCGCGGCACAGCCGTCGACGCAGGACACCCAGTACCTGCAGGCGGTACACCAGGTCAACCTGTTCGAGATCACCGCTGGTGACCTGGCTCAGCAGAAGGGCAAGGACCAGGGGGTCAAGGACCTGGGCGCGATGCTGAAGACCGACCACACCCAGCTGGACCAGACGGTGCAGCAGACCGCGTCCCAGCTCGGGGTGGAACTGCCGAACGAGCCCAGCGCCGATCAGCAGGCGGTCATCGACAAGCTGAACAACGCCAGCGGCGCGGAGTTCGACCGGCTCTGGGTGACCAGTGAGCTGGCCGGCCACGTCCAGGCCATCCAGGCCACCCAGACGGAGATCTCGCAGGGCTCCGAGCCGTCGGTGGTCCAGTTGGCGCAGACGGCGCTTCCGACGCTGCAGACGCACTACGACGAGTTGGTGGCGCTCGCCAACAAGCTGGGCATCCCGGTTCCGCAGACCAGCGCCAGCGGCACGCCCAGCCCGGGCGGCACCGGCACTGAGTCGCCGGCCCCGGGTGGCACCGGCACCGAGTCGCCGGCTCCGGGTGGCACCACCGAGTCCCCGGAACCGGGCGGCGGCACCACTACCACCGAGGTACCGGCTCCCAGCGAGAGCTGA
- a CDS encoding ubiquinol-cytochrome c reductase iron-sulfur subunit, translating into MSTHTEHQAPQGREPLDVNDPKLTRFDIVREGARRDDIEIVHYEPQVQPGTKAERRLTRVVAGFFLITGLAATAFMVIYIAWPWEYEAGRGGDKFYTPLLGLTLGVALLAVGFGILTWGKKLLPKEVSIQDRHEGQVDEEGRTITGQTMLYMADELGVKRRPLLGISLLAGLAPVAAVAAAPLVGGLISQPHKNNQMFTTGFATAEGGQRIRLVREDGRPIRPADISTGGQLTVFPGIEHGVSNKHADSPTLLIHLRDSDAQESRRANERIGHGDYMWGNYAAFSKICTHAGCPASLFEQQTNRLLCPCHQSQFLITDNARPVFGPASRRLPQLPIEVDSEGFFVAKSDYTETVGPDFWERP; encoded by the coding sequence ATGAGCACCCACACCGAGCACCAGGCCCCGCAGGGCCGGGAGCCGCTCGACGTGAACGACCCCAAGCTGACCCGGTTCGACATCGTTCGTGAGGGCGCGCGTCGGGACGACATCGAGATCGTCCACTACGAGCCGCAGGTGCAACCGGGCACCAAGGCGGAGCGTCGGCTGACCCGGGTGGTCGCCGGCTTCTTCCTGATCACCGGCCTGGCCGCGACCGCCTTCATGGTCATCTACATCGCGTGGCCGTGGGAGTACGAGGCGGGCCGCGGCGGCGACAAGTTCTACACCCCGCTGCTCGGCCTGACCCTCGGCGTGGCGCTGCTCGCCGTCGGCTTCGGCATCCTGACCTGGGGCAAGAAGTTGCTGCCCAAGGAGGTCTCGATCCAGGACCGGCACGAGGGCCAGGTGGACGAGGAAGGCCGCACGATCACCGGCCAGACGATGCTCTACATGGCCGACGAGCTGGGAGTGAAGCGTCGCCCCCTGCTCGGCATCTCGCTGCTGGCCGGTCTCGCACCGGTCGCCGCGGTCGCCGCGGCGCCGCTGGTCGGCGGTCTGATCTCGCAGCCGCACAAGAACAACCAGATGTTCACCACCGGGTTCGCCACCGCCGAGGGCGGCCAGCGGATCCGCCTGGTCCGCGAGGACGGCCGGCCGATCCGCCCGGCGGACATCAGCACCGGTGGGCAGCTGACCGTCTTCCCCGGCATCGAGCACGGCGTGAGCAACAAGCACGCCGACTCGCCGACGCTGTTGATCCACCTCCGCGACTCGGACGCGCAGGAGTCGCGCCGGGCCAACGAGCGGATCGGCCACGGCGACTACATGTGGGGCAACTACGCGGCGTTCTCCAAGATCTGCACGCATGCGGGATGCCCGGCCAGCCTGTTCGAGCAGCAGACCAACCGGCTGCTCTGCCCGTGCCACCAGTCCCAGTTCCTGATCACCGACAACGCCCGGCCCGTCTTCGGCCCCGCCAGCCGGCGGCTGCCGCAGCTGCCGATCGAGGTGGACTCCGAGGGCTTCTTCGTGGCGAAGTCCGACTACACCGAGACCGTCGGGCCTGATTTCTGGGAGCGGCCATGA
- a CDS encoding Lrp/AsnC family transcriptional regulator — translation MITAIVLIDCATDAIPEVAENLANLPGVSEVYSVAGHVDLIAIVRVREFDQIAQVIAGSISKVPGVLNTESHIAFRAYSQHDLEETFAIGLASAD, via the coding sequence GTGATCACCGCGATCGTGCTGATCGACTGCGCCACCGATGCGATCCCCGAGGTGGCGGAGAACCTGGCCAACCTTCCCGGTGTCAGCGAGGTCTACTCGGTGGCCGGGCACGTCGACCTCATCGCCATCGTCCGGGTCCGCGAGTTCGACCAGATCGCCCAGGTCATCGCGGGCAGCATCTCCAAGGTCCCGGGCGTGCTCAACACCGAGTCGCACATCGCCTTCCGGGCGTACTCCCAGCACGACCTGGAGGAGACGTTCGCGATCGGTCTGGCCAGCGCCGACTGA
- a CDS encoding ubiquinol-cytochrome c reductase cytochrome b subunit — protein MKRRKFDLAATPGKAAVGVDDRFAVATPLRKLLNKVFPDHWSFLLGEIALFSFIVLLLTGVFLTFFFEPAMTEVVYNGSYAPLQGTPMSAAYASSLDISFDVRGGLVMRQMHHWAALLFMAAIVVHMLRVFFTGAFRKPRETNWIIGSLLFWVGFLAGFTGYSLPDDGLSGTGLRIASAIMLSIPVIGSWVTSSIFGGEFPGTIIISRFFIAHVLLIPGLLVALISVHLGLVFKQKHTQWPGPGRTNNNVVGERMFPRYALKQGGFFMVVFGVIALMGGLFQINPIWLFGPYEAWVVSAASQPDWYVMFLDGSTRLMPAWEINIPLGDGYVIPPLFWPTVVLPGILVGLSTMYPFLEARQRKDYRSHNLLERPRDAPARTAVGAMAVAFYVVLTLSGANDVIADKFQISLNAMTWAGRIGLLVLPPLAYYVTYRLCLGLQQHDREVLAHGVETGIIRRLPDGRFVEVHQPLSASNGHADGHGQLDYVGWVVPKKMNRLGALGPAIRGFFYPIEKPVEAPVSPGHPPVEARPEREEISSGESRR, from the coding sequence ATGAAGCGTCGAAAGTTTGACCTTGCGGCGACGCCGGGCAAGGCCGCGGTGGGAGTGGACGACCGCTTCGCGGTGGCCACCCCGCTGCGCAAGCTGCTGAACAAGGTCTTCCCGGACCACTGGTCCTTCCTGCTCGGCGAGATCGCGCTGTTCTCGTTCATCGTCCTGCTGCTGACCGGTGTGTTCCTCACCTTCTTCTTCGAGCCGGCGATGACCGAGGTGGTCTACAACGGCAGCTACGCGCCGTTGCAGGGCACGCCGATGTCCGCCGCGTACGCCTCCAGCCTGGACATCTCGTTCGACGTCCGGGGCGGTCTGGTGATGCGGCAGATGCACCACTGGGCGGCGCTGCTGTTCATGGCCGCGATCGTCGTGCACATGCTGCGGGTCTTCTTCACCGGTGCCTTCCGCAAGCCGCGCGAGACCAACTGGATCATCGGTTCGCTGTTGTTCTGGGTCGGCTTCCTGGCCGGCTTCACCGGCTACTCGCTGCCGGACGACGGCCTGTCCGGCACCGGCCTGCGGATCGCCTCGGCGATCATGCTGTCCATCCCGGTGATCGGGTCCTGGGTCACCTCGTCGATCTTCGGCGGCGAGTTCCCGGGCACGATCATCATCAGCCGGTTCTTCATCGCCCACGTGCTGCTCATCCCGGGCCTGCTGGTCGCGCTGATCAGCGTGCACCTGGGCCTGGTCTTCAAGCAGAAGCACACCCAGTGGCCCGGCCCCGGCCGGACCAACAACAACGTGGTCGGCGAGCGGATGTTCCCGCGGTACGCGTTGAAGCAGGGCGGCTTCTTCATGGTCGTCTTCGGCGTCATCGCGCTGATGGGCGGTCTGTTCCAGATCAACCCGATCTGGCTGTTCGGCCCGTACGAGGCGTGGGTGGTCTCGGCCGCCAGCCAGCCCGACTGGTACGTCATGTTCCTCGACGGGTCGACCCGACTCATGCCGGCCTGGGAGATCAACATCCCGCTCGGCGACGGGTACGTCATCCCGCCGCTGTTCTGGCCGACGGTCGTGCTGCCCGGCATCCTGGTGGGTCTGTCGACGATGTACCCGTTCCTGGAGGCCCGGCAGCGTAAGGACTACCGGAGCCACAACCTGCTCGAGCGTCCCCGGGACGCGCCCGCCCGGACCGCTGTCGGCGCCATGGCCGTCGCGTTCTACGTCGTGCTGACGCTCTCCGGCGCCAACGACGTCATCGCGGACAAGTTCCAGATCAGCCTGAACGCGATGACCTGGGCGGGCCGGATCGGCCTGCTGGTGCTCCCGCCGCTGGCGTACTACGTCACCTACCGGCTCTGCCTGGGTCTGCAACAGCACGACCGGGAGGTGCTCGCGCACGGCGTGGAGACCGGCATCATCCGGCGGCTGCCGGACGGCCGGTTCGTCGAGGTGCACCAGCCGCTCAGCGCGTCGAACGGGCACGCGGACGGCCACGGCCAGCTGGACTACGTCGGCTGGGTCGTGCCGAAGAAGATGAACCGGCTCGGGGCCCTCGGCCCGGCCATCCGGGGCTTCTTCTACCCGATCGAGAAGCCGGTCGAGGCACCGGTCTCGCCGGGGCACCCGCCGGTCGAGGCCCGACCCGAGCGCGAGGAGATCAGCAGCGGCGAGAGCCGTCGCTGA
- a CDS encoding NYN domain-containing protein, producing MPLTEPYDDHLPQEDPVARDGAAGNSDDNVVSPPPGAADPTTGDGPGAEPEPTLPEPVRQRIVTLTAAVLPTLPTDEVPVPLRRVAKFAPNRRARLGAPVIAAQLTADPLFRQRVTARVLADAGDLGAAVVEGTAPAAADPVEVAALAYLARPRGWRELIDTSGAAVRAEADSAVVAELVREAEQRATRAEHDRAVARVEAEKLRDELARVREELGQLREESRQMARTLRETQARERKATELLATERGRAARASADVDAELRRARARLAEAEAAAGVARASAKEARSVDDARLWLLLETIGQAAVGLRRELALDPVDKLPADFVADAFAEQPGAAPVGPAARARDTDDPARLDQLLALPRAHLVVDGYNVTKRGFGEMSLEQQRKRLITGLGGIAAQTGDEVTVVFDGAERMHGLPPAPRGVRVLFSRKGETADELIRRLVRAEPAGRPVVVVSSDREVADGVRRHGAYPLGADSLLRRLARS from the coding sequence ATGCCCCTCACCGAGCCGTACGACGACCACCTCCCGCAGGAGGATCCGGTCGCGCGCGACGGTGCTGCGGGCAATTCGGACGACAACGTAGTCAGCCCCCCACCGGGCGCAGCGGACCCGACAACGGGCGACGGCCCCGGCGCCGAGCCGGAGCCGACCCTCCCCGAGCCGGTCCGCCAGCGGATCGTCACGCTGACCGCGGCGGTGCTGCCCACCCTCCCCACCGACGAGGTCCCGGTGCCGTTGCGCCGGGTGGCCAAGTTCGCGCCCAACCGACGTGCCCGGCTCGGTGCGCCGGTCATTGCCGCCCAGCTCACCGCCGACCCGCTGTTCCGGCAGCGGGTCACCGCGCGGGTCCTGGCCGACGCCGGTGACCTCGGCGCGGCCGTGGTCGAGGGCACCGCGCCGGCCGCCGCCGACCCGGTCGAGGTGGCCGCACTGGCCTACCTGGCCCGGCCCCGCGGCTGGCGGGAGCTGATCGACACCAGCGGAGCGGCCGTCCGCGCCGAGGCGGACAGCGCCGTCGTCGCCGAGCTGGTCCGGGAGGCCGAGCAGCGGGCCACCCGAGCCGAGCACGACCGGGCGGTGGCTCGGGTCGAGGCCGAGAAGCTCCGTGACGAGCTGGCCCGCGTCCGTGAGGAGCTGGGCCAGCTCCGCGAGGAGTCGCGGCAGATGGCCCGCACCCTGCGGGAGACGCAGGCCCGCGAGCGGAAGGCCACCGAGCTGCTGGCCACCGAGCGCGGCCGGGCCGCCCGCGCCAGCGCCGACGTGGACGCCGAACTCCGTCGCGCCCGCGCCCGGCTGGCGGAGGCGGAGGCCGCCGCCGGGGTCGCCCGGGCCAGCGCCAAGGAGGCGCGCTCGGTCGACGACGCCCGGCTCTGGCTGTTGCTGGAGACCATCGGCCAGGCCGCCGTCGGGCTGCGCCGGGAGCTGGCGCTCGACCCGGTGGACAAGCTCCCCGCCGACTTCGTCGCCGACGCGTTCGCCGAGCAGCCGGGCGCTGCCCCGGTCGGCCCGGCCGCCCGCGCCCGCGACACCGACGACCCGGCCCGCCTCGATCAACTGCTCGCCCTGCCCCGGGCGCACCTGGTGGTGGACGGCTACAACGTCACCAAGCGCGGCTTCGGCGAGATGTCCCTGGAGCAGCAGCGCAAGCGTCTGATCACCGGGCTGGGCGGGATCGCCGCGCAGACCGGTGACGAGGTCACCGTGGTCTTCGACGGCGCCGAGCGGATGCACGGGCTGCCGCCCGCGCCGCGCGGTGTACGGGTGCTCTTCTCCCGCAAGGGCGAGACCGCCGACGAGCTGATCCGGCGGCTGGTCCGCGCCGAGCCGGCGGGCCGGCCGGTGGTCGTGGTCTCGTCCGACCGCGAGGTCGCCGACGGGGTACGCCGACACGGCGCGTACCCGCTGGGCGCGGACTCCCTGCTGCGGCGGCTCGCCCGTTCCTGA
- a CDS encoding DEDD exonuclease domain-containing protein has translation MAQAEYVQESLAGLDPAVGGVDPALPLYATTFVVVDLETTGGAPDGGGITEIGAVKVRGGEQLGVLATLVNPGQPIPPFITVLTGITQAMLVPAPPIEQVLPSFLEFIDDAVLVAHNAPYDVGFLKAACAKHGYRWPNPRVLDTAALARRVLTRDEVPNRKLGTLAAYFRTATQPTHRALDDAKATVDVLHGLIGRLGGHRVDTVGDAIEFARAVTPTQRRKRHLADGLPKVPGVYIFRAADDRPLYVGTSVDIATRVRSYFTAGEKRARISEMLGAAERVEAVECAHSLEAEVRELRLIAAHAPPYNRRSKYPERMVWLKLTDGPYPRLSIVRDLSPTDTAYLGPFTSRRAAELAAAGFHDAVPLRQCTHRLSLRTVTPACALAELGRCPAPCEHKITPEEYDDSAAAPFRSATTSDPQPVVDALLARIDVLSRDQRYEEAAVVRSRLAAVLRATVRMQRLAALTGIVELAAARPAAGGGWELALIRHGRLAGAGVSPPGVHPRPTLTTIRATAETVSGGHGPVPAATAEESERILSWLERPETRLVEMSSGWSSPASGAGRFRDLLAKAESGASHQLSTERS, from the coding sequence ATGGCACAGGCGGAGTACGTCCAGGAGTCACTGGCCGGTCTCGACCCGGCGGTGGGCGGGGTGGACCCGGCGCTGCCGCTCTACGCCACGACGTTCGTGGTGGTCGACCTGGAGACCACCGGCGGCGCACCGGACGGCGGCGGCATCACCGAGATCGGCGCGGTCAAGGTGCGCGGCGGCGAGCAGTTGGGGGTGCTGGCGACCCTGGTCAACCCGGGCCAGCCGATCCCACCCTTCATCACCGTGCTGACCGGCATCACCCAGGCCATGCTGGTGCCGGCGCCACCGATCGAGCAGGTGCTGCCGAGCTTCCTGGAGTTCATCGACGACGCGGTGCTGGTGGCCCACAACGCCCCGTACGACGTGGGCTTCCTCAAGGCCGCCTGCGCGAAGCACGGCTACCGCTGGCCCAACCCCCGGGTGCTGGACACTGCGGCGCTCGCCCGTCGGGTGCTGACCCGCGACGAGGTGCCCAACCGCAAGCTCGGCACCCTGGCCGCCTACTTCCGCACCGCCACCCAGCCCACCCACCGGGCGCTGGACGACGCGAAGGCCACCGTCGACGTGCTGCACGGGCTGATCGGTCGGCTCGGCGGGCACCGGGTGGACACGGTCGGCGACGCCATCGAGTTCGCCCGCGCGGTCACCCCCACCCAGCGCCGTAAGCGGCACCTGGCCGACGGGCTGCCCAAGGTCCCCGGGGTCTACATCTTCCGGGCCGCCGACGACCGACCGCTCTACGTGGGCACCTCGGTCGACATCGCCACCCGGGTGCGCAGCTACTTCACCGCCGGCGAGAAGCGCGCCCGGATCTCCGAGATGTTGGGCGCGGCCGAGCGGGTCGAGGCGGTGGAGTGCGCCCACTCGTTGGAGGCGGAGGTCCGCGAGCTGCGGTTGATCGCCGCACACGCCCCGCCGTACAACCGCCGGTCCAAATACCCGGAACGGATGGTCTGGCTCAAGCTGACCGACGGTCCGTACCCTCGGTTGTCGATCGTCCGCGACCTCTCCCCCACCGACACCGCGTACCTCGGGCCGTTCACCTCCCGGCGGGCCGCCGAGCTGGCCGCCGCCGGTTTCCACGACGCGGTGCCGCTGCGCCAGTGCACGCACCGGCTCTCGCTGCGCACCGTCACGCCGGCCTGCGCGCTGGCCGAGCTGGGTCGCTGCCCGGCACCCTGCGAACACAAGATCACCCCCGAGGAGTACGACGACAGCGCCGCCGCGCCCTTCCGCAGCGCGACGACCAGCGACCCCCAGCCGGTGGTCGACGCGCTCCTCGCGCGGATCGACGTGCTCTCCCGCGACCAGCGCTACGAGGAGGCCGCCGTGGTGCGGTCCCGGCTGGCCGCGGTGCTGCGGGCCACCGTGCGGATGCAGCGGCTGGCCGCGCTGACCGGGATCGTCGAGCTGGCCGCGGCGCGGCCGGCCGCCGGGGGCGGCTGGGAGTTGGCGCTGATCCGGCACGGCCGGCTGGCCGGGGCGGGGGTGTCCCCGCCGGGCGTGCATCCACGGCCCACGTTGACCACGATCCGGGCCACCGCGGAGACGGTGTCGGGCGGGCACGGTCCGGTGCCGGCCGCCACCGCCGAGGAGTCCGAGCGGATATTGTCCTGGTTGGAACGACCGGAGACCCGACTCGTGGAGATGTCCTCCGGTTGGTCATCCCCGGCGAGTGGCGCGGGTCGGTTCCGTGACCTGCTGGCGAAGGCCGAGAGCGGCGCGTCCCACCAACTCTCGACCGAACGCTCATGA
- a CDS encoding RelA/SpoT family protein, whose translation MDVDAGRGAALGGALPTQPGELPLARRLRSLLSWPTTDSDPVTQLVRTHRGIHAGTDPAVLRRAYTIAENMHRGQFRKSGEPYITHPLAVAQICAELGMDTTTLVAALLHDTVEDTRYTLQALSEDFGGEVAHLVDGVTKFDKAFYGKAAEAETIRKMIVAAAKDVRVLIIKLADRLHNMRTLGVRSASSRERIARKTQEVLVPLCDRLGIQTLKRELDDVVLLHLEPDEHARLARHVHDRPGWDAYLDSVVNRARVALRRSRVDAEVSPRPRHLYSIWKDTIAGGHTAPYDLPRIVVVVDGPATDCYAALGAIHGTWRPVPGRFKDFIASPKNNLYRSLHTSVCGPQDRTVEVLIRTEEMHRSAEYGIAADFRFPRSGSGSAAARAEQLDWLRRVLDWEPDAADPAQFYESLRCDLAEGQIQVFADGRQIVLPAGATPVDLAYELGNDRGDHCLAARINGRLAPLSSELDEGDVVEIFTENDGDNGFEAGVAPRGPRREWLTFVKSPHAQMQINRWFAEHTEPGITISDKVRLGRATIGLALRQHNRGLASDLPLLRLSEELGYPDLETLLVAVFDRVIEPDTVVRQLIDLVDHRQ comes from the coding sequence GTGGACGTCGACGCCGGACGCGGCGCCGCCCTGGGGGGCGCCCTGCCGACGCAGCCGGGTGAGCTGCCGCTCGCCCGCCGGCTGCGGTCGCTGCTCAGCTGGCCCACCACCGACTCCGACCCGGTCACCCAACTGGTCCGCACCCACCGGGGCATCCACGCCGGCACCGACCCCGCGGTGCTGCGCCGGGCCTACACGATCGCGGAGAACATGCACCGCGGGCAGTTCCGCAAGAGTGGGGAACCGTACATCACCCATCCCCTCGCGGTGGCGCAGATCTGCGCCGAGCTGGGGATGGACACCACCACCCTGGTCGCGGCGCTGCTGCACGACACCGTGGAGGACACCCGCTACACCCTCCAGGCACTCTCCGAGGACTTCGGCGGTGAGGTGGCCCACCTGGTCGACGGGGTGACCAAGTTCGACAAGGCCTTCTACGGCAAGGCCGCCGAGGCGGAGACGATCCGCAAGATGATCGTGGCGGCCGCCAAGGACGTCCGGGTGCTGATCATCAAGCTGGCCGACCGGCTGCACAACATGCGCACCCTCGGGGTGCGTTCCGCGTCGTCGCGGGAACGGATCGCCCGCAAGACCCAGGAGGTGCTGGTTCCGCTCTGCGACCGGCTGGGCATCCAGACCCTCAAACGCGAGCTGGACGACGTGGTGCTGCTGCACCTCGAGCCCGACGAGCACGCCCGGCTGGCCCGGCACGTGCACGACCGGCCGGGCTGGGACGCCTACCTCGACTCGGTGGTCAACCGGGCCCGGGTGGCCCTGCGCCGCAGTCGGGTCGACGCCGAGGTGAGCCCCCGCCCCCGGCACCTCTACTCGATCTGGAAGGACACCATCGCCGGCGGCCACACCGCCCCGTACGATCTGCCCCGCATTGTGGTGGTGGTCGACGGCCCGGCCACCGACTGTTACGCCGCGCTGGGCGCGATCCACGGCACCTGGCGACCGGTTCCCGGCCGTTTCAAGGACTTCATCGCCTCACCGAAGAACAACCTCTACCGGTCGCTGCACACCAGCGTCTGCGGCCCTCAGGACCGGACGGTGGAGGTGCTGATCCGCACCGAGGAGATGCACCGCTCGGCCGAGTACGGCATCGCCGCCGACTTCCGGTTCCCCCGCTCGGGCAGCGGCAGCGCCGCGGCCCGAGCCGAACAGTTGGACTGGCTCCGCCGGGTGCTCGACTGGGAGCCGGACGCCGCCGACCCGGCACAGTTCTACGAGTCGCTGCGCTGCGACCTCGCCGAGGGGCAGATCCAGGTCTTCGCCGACGGGCGGCAGATCGTGCTGCCGGCCGGCGCCACACCTGTCGACCTCGCGTACGAGCTGGGCAACGACCGGGGCGACCACTGCCTCGCCGCACGCATCAACGGTCGGCTGGCCCCGCTCAGTTCGGAGCTGGACGAGGGCGACGTGGTGGAGATCTTCACCGAGAACGACGGCGACAACGGCTTCGAGGCCGGTGTGGCGCCGCGCGGCCCCCGCCGGGAGTGGCTGACGTTCGTCAAGTCGCCGCACGCGCAGATGCAGATCAACCGCTGGTTCGCCGAGCACACCGAGCCGGGCATCACGATCAGCGACAAGGTGCGCCTCGGTCGGGCCACCATCGGGCTCGCGCTGCGCCAGCACAACCGGGGCCTCGCCAGTGACCTGCCGCTGTTGCGCCTCTCCGAGGAGCTGGGCTACCCCGACCTGGAGACCCTGCTGGTCGCGGTCTTCGACCGGGTGATCGAACCGGACACCGTGGTCCGCCAGCTCATCGACCTGGTCGACCATCGACAGTGA
- a CDS encoding NUDIX hydrolase produces MIPRSRATGRAIFYQAFYRLPLPVRRRLVRLAVPKYIVGAVTLVRDAEATGAGRLLMLRQPPGKGWSLPAGLLDRGEAPVVGAARELFEESGIRLPPSRLRPAVPNAIVHAKGWVDMVFETEVPASSTELAVDGAEVFEAAWHPLDDLPKLTWPTARLLAYYDIGPLAGQFPPPVPDDTP; encoded by the coding sequence ATGATCCCCCGCTCCCGTGCCACCGGTCGGGCCATCTTCTACCAGGCCTTCTACCGGCTGCCGTTGCCGGTGCGCCGACGCCTGGTCCGGCTGGCCGTGCCCAAGTACATCGTCGGCGCGGTGACCCTGGTCCGAGACGCCGAGGCGACGGGCGCGGGTCGGTTGCTCATGCTGCGCCAGCCGCCCGGCAAGGGTTGGTCCCTCCCCGCCGGTCTGCTCGACCGGGGCGAGGCCCCGGTGGTGGGCGCGGCCCGGGAGCTGTTCGAGGAGTCCGGCATCCGGCTTCCACCGTCGCGGCTGCGCCCGGCGGTGCCGAACGCGATCGTGCACGCCAAGGGCTGGGTGGACATGGTCTTCGAGACCGAGGTGCCGGCGTCCAGCACCGAGCTGGCCGTCGACGGCGCGGAGGTCTTCGAGGCCGCCTGGCACCCCCTGGACGACCTGCCGAAGCTGACCTGGCCGACGGCCCGGCTGCTCGCCTACTACGACATCGGGCCGCTGGCCGGGCAGTTCCCGCCACCGGTGCCCGACGACACCCCGTGA
- a CDS encoding nucleotidyltransferase family protein — translation MAAAVPAQLCAVVLAAGEGTRLRPLTERVPKALCPVGNVPLLDRALARLAGLGVTGPDRVAVNACYLGDQVVAHVGDRAHLSVEPGDPLGTAGGVANLRDWIDGRPVLVGNADAYLADPAAAPGPDVAALLDGWDGHTVRLLGQPAADPAAPGTFAGHCFTGFSLLPWRLVRDLPVVFSDLVRAVWRPAEAAGALTVVPYRGTFFDTGTPADYLAANLHAAAGGTLVDPSATVTGHCMESVVGAGARVDGEVSRTVVWPGATVHHGERLRDAIRAGSTLTVPVD, via the coding sequence ATGGCGGCCGCCGTCCCGGCGCAGCTGTGCGCGGTGGTGCTCGCCGCCGGCGAGGGCACCCGGCTGCGCCCGCTCACCGAACGGGTGCCCAAGGCGCTCTGCCCGGTGGGCAACGTGCCCCTGCTGGACCGGGCGTTGGCGCGGCTGGCCGGTCTGGGCGTGACCGGTCCCGACCGGGTCGCGGTGAACGCCTGCTACCTCGGTGACCAGGTGGTGGCGCACGTCGGTGACCGGGCGCACCTGTCCGTGGAGCCGGGCGACCCGCTGGGTACCGCGGGCGGGGTGGCGAACCTGCGGGACTGGATCGACGGGCGGCCGGTGCTGGTCGGCAACGCCGACGCGTACCTCGCCGACCCGGCTGCCGCGCCGGGCCCGGACGTGGCCGCCCTGCTCGACGGCTGGGACGGGCACACCGTACGCCTGCTCGGCCAGCCCGCCGCGGACCCGGCGGCGCCGGGCACCTTCGCCGGGCACTGCTTCACCGGCTTCTCGCTGCTGCCCTGGCGGCTCGTCCGGGACCTGCCGGTCGTCTTCTCCGACCTGGTGCGCGCCGTGTGGCGGCCGGCCGAGGCGGCGGGCGCCCTGACGGTGGTGCCCTATCGGGGCACGTTCTTCGACACCGGCACCCCGGCCGACTACCTGGCGGCCAACCTGCACGCCGCGGCCGGCGGCACGCTCGTCGACCCGTCCGCCACGGTCACCGGCCACTGCATGGAGTCGGTCGTCGGCGCGGGCGCGCGGGTGGACGGCGAGGTGTCCCGCACGGTGGTGTGGCCGGGCGCGACAGTGCACCACGGCGAGCGGCTACGCGACGCGATCCGGGCCGGGAGCACGCTGACGGTGCCGGTCGACTGA